The sequence GTTGGGTGCGTACTGTATGTGATACTACTGTACATGAGAATTGGTAGGTTTAATGGAAGTTCAAGGTTATATATTTGTATTCATTGATGATCATTAGAAATTCAGGATTTCATACATTTAGATAATATTTTTTTAgttgaaattgattttgattttactAATTGTTCCAATAAGTGGAAGGCACCAGCTcttcattaaattaattaaccagacCATTTACTAGTTACTATTACGTTTACACCAAGGTTATAACATTGTTGACAGGGAACCATGTTGTAATTGCTAAGAGTATACAACATTTATTAAATACTTGAAGTGTTTCTATTTCTCTTAGGTTGTTTGTTATATCTGGGAAGTCAACATTTATGAGTCAGTGGACTTTATCTTGACAGACGAGGTCTGTGAACAGGCATTAGAACACTAAAACTGTCATATGTCACGTTGGAACAGGCAGGATAACAGTCACAGACATGGAAATACTGCAAACCTTCATCCTGAAGTAATCTAGCATACAGTAACCTGTTTCTAGTGCAGGTTAGTACAACTAAAAACACAAagattgtatatatatataaatgtttAAACATTCTATGGTACATGTGTAAACATGCAAAGCAATGGTTGTAAATCTGTTCAATTAAGTTATCATGTATGTACCTTGAATGTGTATGTGGTAAACGTAAGAGCAGTCGTGTTCGTGTAACTGTGATGGTTGATTTGGCCTCCTGTAACGTAACCATATCTTGAGTAAATATCTGGAATGAGGCCTTTGCTGGCCTCAACCAGAAGTAACTAgaagcaaaaacaaacacaacataatttCGACTATCAGGGTATAGTAGTCTTATACGTATTGTATATAGTAAATCTATTCATTTGTACCGGAACAAAATGATTTGCTCCACTGGTAACATTATAGCCAAGAGCCAGGGACACATTGTTGACAGATCCATATACGTTGGTTTTCGACATAGTGACATCTCCCATATGGACATCAGTTGGGGTGATGTGAAGGTCATCAAGGTTGACCCATTCCTTTTGTACCTGAAAGGAAACGTTTAGTAGAGACTCCCCGAGAATTTCCTAAGTACCTGTGGTGTTGCATTGTAATGGTATGTTTCCAGACGGATTTCACATCTATGAAGAGAAGAACAATGGTGCAGGTTATGCTTGACTTCAATTGTTATTTCCTTACTTATCTGGTCGCTCGATCAAATCCAATAAAAATCCCTGCAAATGATAATACACAGTCTTAGTCAACCATATGTGGTGATAGTTGTGGCTTGTATAAGAACTAAGCTGTTGAATACAATTTTGCTACTTTGTGATACATTGATATACCTGCTCTCCATCTGATGCCCAGATGTACCAAAACCTAGTCTCGTAGTTTGTCAGATTCAGACAGTCTTCCTCAACAGACGAGAGCAAGAACTTGCCAAACTCATACAAAACTTCTAGTTTGTCAGCATCTGTACCCTAAACACTAGTTGCAGTATAAGCAATCCACTAGTCTTTATATCAATTTAACATTACGTTTCCAACAAATTGAATGGACTCGAGAAGGTTGATGGTCCCAATCATGTTAATGGTCAATATTCCtgatgctacaatgctacttGATTCTAACTGGTCTTTCGTGTATTGcactatgtgtgtgtacaaagtAGTACTCATCTGTAACCAGAGACACACAGATTTTGATGTGTAAAGACAGTTATGCTTACAGACAAGATATCCGTTATGCATATAAAGTTTTGATTATAAAGTTAACAGACACCGACTGCAGAAAAAGAATGAAGGGAGATGCGAAGATTGAGATGGACACACAGCAACGAGGTAATTAAAGCAGACAGCTCTATAGGCTGATGGTCAAGTACCTCGATCATAATATCAAATCAATTATTAGTCAAAACAGTGGTAAACCAACTCTAACCTCAAAGAGGTGACTGCAGTCACTGCCATATATGTACTTCACTCCCTCTAGTCTGTACTGGGTACCATCAGCATCGAACGAGAGGTTGTATTGCATTTGAAGCTCGTGGTTGACAACATTGTTGTCAAAAACATCCACTCTACCGTCTACAATCTAGACTTGTACAGACATAGTGTATATGTCGCGAGATTATGTTCAAATTACTGTTACACGGTATGTAACGAGTCACCTCTGCACCATTGGATCCCGTGAGACCGTGGACGAACACGTGACCAGTACATTGTGCCACTGTGGACACACTATTGTCAATGTCTTTCAATTGGAGTCCAAGCAGTGTACTTTACCATGATGATGGGATGAGTTGCCAACAAACGAAGCCATGTGTATTATTCTAAAATTGCAAAGGAACCATGTTGTTCTATTTGCCGCCTTTCCTTCATCGTAACCTTGTTGATAGGGCACGTCTCCTGCCGCAAAAGACAAAAAAAGTATGCAAAGTGTGATACGGTCGGATGAATCAGCGTGGAACATGGAATTGCCGGACTATTGTATATATGGGTACCGTACCAGGTGAAATATAGCCAGTAAGAGTCTCGTTAAACTGAATGCCCATGTCTTCGGCGAATACGCACAGCGAACTTGTCAGAAGCGTGAAAACCCAGCAGGCATTCATTGTCTTGCCTAGTCTTCACTGTTCCTCGAGTTGTCAAGTCGCGTGCCGGCGTATCACGTGATCGCGCTCTGGTACATGCATAGCGGTACCGGACCGCTaagctcgagtgtccagcttAGGGTACCGCTTGTCGGAAGCAAGTCAGAGAGCCAGTTACTTGTATACGCGTGTCTAAACAAAAAACGACAAAGACGGGTAAGTACCAAGCGCAATGCTCATGTCCTAGGGTTAGCAAATGCAATATTGACAGCTTTGACGCGCTTGATTTCTGGTGACCAGGCTACGTTTCTGTCGGGTTTATTGCAAAACGAACAATGAGGGTCTTGGTGGTAGTTCAGTACGCTGTACGTTTATCTTTTTCAGTCCTCTACCATTCTGTGAGAGAGCCATCGGGAAGGTGAAACAGAGGTGTCTCCCAGTCACCCTGCAGAGTATTATACAAAGCCTAAGCATGTTGGTCAGAAGGAAGATTGATTTAATATTAGACTTACTGCAAAGCACTTGGTGTCTATGTACTGTTCGTTTAGCTCTATACCAAGTCCTGGACCGTCTGGTACCTAACGCAAATTCATATGTTTGCACCATACAAGCAGTAAACGTTGTTTGTATTACCTGTACGTACCCGTCTTGGACCACAAATGGTTTCTTCAAATAACCTTCACCTAACGTCAGCTGTTCTTGACAAAGAAAATTGGGCGTGCACGCATCTACCTACAAATAACTTCATTAATACTATAGCTGGTAGAAAACTGTTCACATCAGTCTGACTTGAATTGCAGATGCCAACGCAATGGGACCAAGTGGACAGTGAGGAGCCAAAGCAATGTTTCTGGCTTCTGCCATGGCAGCAATCTTTCGACACTTAGTACAAAGGAAAAATGAGTTGTCAAAGAGAGAGGGGAAAGGGAGGGATGAGAAAAAACAGAAGGAAAAGGAgagagaagaggaagaagagggagggaggagagcGGTAGAAGAGAGAGGGAGGAGAGAGTAgaagagagaggagagggagggagggggagagaaagagaggtgaGAGAGAGGTGAGAGAAAGAAAGGGGAGAGAGAAAGGGAGGGGAGTGCGAAAAGAAAGGAGGGACAAGGGAGGAAGGAGGAAGgaaaaagaagagaagagaaagGAGGGGGAAAGAAggaggaaggaaggaaggaaggaaggagGGAGGGAAGAAGCAAGAATAAGGCAGGGATGAAGAGGGAATGTCACATGGAGTAGTGTCACCTCCATAATTCCACCACAATGTGAAACGTCTGGTTGTATAATAGCAACAGCTTGTTTTTCAATCAGTTCTTGGAACTTGACAAATTCAATTCAATTAGAGAGTTCAATTAAGAAGACTCGTAGATAGACTATGAGGTAACCTGCCATCTTGTGAAGAGCCTTTCACCAGCAGCAATAGGGATGGATGTGCTATGTTGAAACCCTGCTAGTTATGAAACTTTCCCACAGGGTTGAAAGTTTACCTTCTACTGATGTCTTTCATGGCATCTACATCACCAGGAAGGACCGGTTCCTCAACAAACATGAGATCAAACTGCTCTCTAAGTTGAGCCACAAGAATTACACCGTTGCATTGATCAGTAGTGCCAGAATAGAGTACAGTTTTTTGCAGAGCCTTTTGGACAGAGCAGGTGTACAGCGGCCATGGAAATCAACTCCTATATCGACATGTGATTTCGCTGCTTCACGTAATGCTCGAACGTTATCGACCACCTGAAAGTGAGAGAAAAATGCTGGTCAACACATCAAGCCAAGAAACTGTGGGGAAATCTAACGAATTATGACATTATATAGTAAGGCCAATATGAGTGTTCTAAGACCATCTTTTAGTTCTCCAATTCAACTGTTTTGCTAATGCTTGAACGTGTGAAtgcaagacaaacaaacttgttTACATAAATGCCTAAAATAGTATAAAGAGCAGGTAGACAAAACGATTACCTCTAATAAATATTTACGTCAGCTTGGTCATTATTTGCTTGCATGCTATTGGTTAGATGTTCATACTAGCTGGGGGCTTTGTCACTGTAATTGCACTGGTGATTTGGAGCAACTCTGTCGTAAAGTTTTAAATGCCATCTTTTGTTCTCCGGCACCAAAAACAACTCATGACTTTTGTTTCCAAGTGCATAAATCGTATTGCTCCAAAAACGTCAACTGTCAGTTTAATTCTATGTCATCGCAACTAAACCACTATTATTCAAGTTGACTCTCACATGGAGGTCTCTATGTAAATACTCCTAGGATGAACGCACTGAAAAGAACGCTATTTACCGCGGACAACAGCTCTGGAACTCACTTCCGTCCTCCTTACGTCTTCTTCCTGAAAATCCTCTGCTTCTCTAGCAAAACTTCAGGAAACTCTTTCCAACAGGCTAACACGATAGTTTCTCCTAGTAATTAACTTGCAAATGTGTATACAAACAACGTTTTGTAAATATGTATCTACAGATTAGACTTttctttatttaatttttgtttataaGGTATGTAATTATTGCGTTGTACCTACAAACACTCGGAAGCTGGGCTCTCTTCCCAGTAGCAGCACTATCTGCTACCCTAATAGTGGAATGACCCTTAGATATAAGAGTTAGCTGTGAAATAAGCAGGCTCTGCCTGACGTATAAACAGTCATGGACAATCTGGTGGCAGTGGTATTAGAGTGTAGTGAGACAGTAGGTGGCACTACTGTTTCTATAAATGCCACAGATACTCTATAACAACACTGGGCATGGCGAGTGCAGTCGCCATTGAATAAGCTGTTGGCACAACTAAAAGTCTGACTTGCCAAGTTGGTCAATTAATGAGCATTTCAGCACAGCACTTGtaaactgtacatgtatagttTCTGGTCAGCTTACTGCGTCTGAACTTGTTGCTTGCCACACTGTATTTTTACACATGCCAAACTTATATCAAGTGTTGGAGGAGAGAGTGAGATCAGTTCTGCACATGCTCATCTCACTaccatatacatatatatatatatatatatatatatatatatatatatatataatcaattCTTTGTGTGGGTCATTAATTATGGCAATGTCTTTTAATTAAGGCAACATACAAACAGGGGTTTGGAGGATTCGCCAATAGGGCGAAAGATTTCCCTGGGTAAATTGACCAGTTCAGTTCAGTTCAGTTTAGGTAATTAGAGTAGATAGTGTAGAACTGAGGAGAATGTTGACTATCGATCATCCTGGCTGGTACTGTATGCATACCTGTTTCATAACTGCTGGAGACTCAATAGCTTGACACTAAAGTATACAGCAAAGTTAGAACGATGCCTGGTGTTAAGTTGTAGCAAGAAAACTCACTGCTGGTACTGGACATGTCTTGTACGCAGTAAACTTGCCATCCGCGACACTTGCTTTAAAATCTTCGACATATGACCCTGTCTTCTCTCCAGATACCCACCCGTACTTCGTAAGCATTACAATAGCAACAAGACGTCCACATACAGTCATTCTATACCTAAACACTGGCATATAAATTACCATTCTGATTTTGTCCCGCACTTTGCCCCCAAGGAGCTGGTAAACAGGCACATTAAGGTGTTTGCCAAGAATATCCCAGAGGGCTTGTTCAACTCCAGACAAAGCACTAGAAATTAATATGGTAGAAAATATCCACAATTACTCAATCGAATTAAGCTGTTTGTCATTCATACGCATGCGTACATGCAGCAATCAATTCGCCAAATTCCACAACCATTTACTCACCTGCTAAGTACGGGACCGTTGCGGTAAAACGTTCCTCTGTAGATTGTCTGTAGCATTCATATCAAGAGTACAAATTTGCAGAAACAACGCACGGAATTGTAGATATATGTAATCTGTGCCTGCCAATGCTTTTCAATCTCAAGAGGATTCTTTCCGACAAGATACCGTTCAATTTCTTTAACAGCCGTCTCGACTGTCAGAGATCTTCCCTGTACATGCACATCGCACACTGTCGGGTATTGCAATTTTGCAAGTCATTGTTTGCTGGCCATTGACTGTGAGTGGCCATGGACGGCAGTCTTACCTCCAATGTGGCTTCACCCAGTCCGACAATGCCGACGTCGGTGTGGACCTTTAGAAATAACCAACGGGGAAGGACGTGAATTGTCTCAATTCTGTCCACCTTCATGACAACCTACAGCAGGTAAGACCGGGGTCTACTAAGAAAGATATAGTACATGTGTACGCTTAGTTACACCGTAAACCATAGTGTTACGGTACTGTACCGTAGAGAGGAGGGACTTATAGTGACACGTGACAACTTTGTACCAGACGCGGCGgtagagtctggctacgcgagactagatcTCACAGAACCGTACATAGTCTAGAGATCTGCTAATCTGGACTCCATATTACCTTGGCTGGTCTGCATTTGGAGGCATTTCGATCACGTGACCTTAAGACATCAACATTGTGTTAATTCTGCAGGAGCCAATTTCTGAGCTCAATGGATATCTAGAGAACCATATTTGTAGTTTATATAGTTTATAGTTTTATTTCAGAGACCATTCAATCTAGAGCTCTACCATTTAGATAATAGTGctcagacatacacacaaactaatACTATAGCtatacacatagacaaacatagactAGTAGTACACATGTAGACAGCTACTCCAAGCTACAGATGAATATTCCATTACAGCATGAATACAAGACATATAGAAGAGCACTCTTGAAGGTTGAGGAAGAAATCATCTACAACATCTCCAAATAGCAAGtcattaagttaagttaactGACTCTAGAAGCAGTGTAGTCAAATGTGATCTTTTCAGATCAATTTTTGTCTATGACTATACTTCTAGGTATTTATACTTTGAGACAATTTCCACAGGCAGATCATTAATCATAATCTGAAAGGATGATCTTTCAATGTACTTTTGTCTGCATCCATTGATCGTGGACTTTGTTTTAGAGAAGTTTTAGCCAGACGTGTAGAGGCAAGTGTCATCAGCATAAATTGATAGAACCACTTGTAACAACATCTAGTAGGTCATTTATGTAGAACGAAAAGAGCAGTATGGCAATAACACAGAGCCTTGTGGGATACCTCGCATACATAGATAGAGAGTACAGCTATACTACGCATGCATCTAAATATCAAGTCATCCTTATTGCCCATCAACTTCAAACAGATATTCAATTCCGTTCGTTTCCCATATCTATATTGCAGAAAATGGCACTGGGAGTTTAAAGTGTTACAGCTTGAGGCTCCATCACCGTGGTAACACTGCAGCCCTGTTTGCTCTCCATTTATAGAGACAattcgtaattaattaatctttatGGATATAGCCACACAATAACTGATACATAATTTGATTAACTTAATCACACGAGCACAAGCAAGACAAAAGCAACAAACTACAGTAGGCAAATATGTTACGGACCCatcaatacaataaatacaaactaTCAGTCCAGATTCGATAGCCGGTCCAACACAACTTAGTCTGTTGATTACTTCCAATGCAACAACATCTCTTCCAAGTTGTGGAGTATctatacagacagagagacaaccTATACTGTAGTTAGTACGTGTATACAGCTCATTGGTGCATGTCCACTATTTccatacataattaattattatcaactTTCTATAATACCTCTGCTATTCGTGGTCTTTCGCTGTTGACATCAACTGTAGACTGTTGAGCTTTTGTTAACAACGGTGTTGCAAGTAATGATGGCCAACTTGCTCGAGGgtcaaacaatacagacatgTCAGCATCTTCACTGCACAATTCCCTCATAAAAGTGACCTAAAGAGAGAAACAACTGTAAGTAAGTAGCAAATGTGCAAACAACTAGTTTCTACAATTTAACTAAAAAAACCTACCAAATCCTTCTTCTTAGCATGTGAATAGGGAGGAAGACCTGTTACTACTTCATAAAGTACCTAAGGAAATGAACTCACCACTAACTATACATGCATactgtgtatgttgtttgCCTCACCACTCCCAATGAGTAAACATCTGTCTTGGTAGAGAAACGACCTTTGAAGGCCTCTGGGGGCATGTAGCATCTAGTTCCAACAGAAATTGAACCGGATTCTTCAAAACTCTCATCCGGATCTGACTCATACTCTGTGCTACAAGCCAAGCCAAAATCGGACAACTTTCCAACGCAGTCACTTGAAAGAAGAATATTTGAgctgtgtacatgtacaagcaATTAATTTCAAATACATCTAACTACATCATGATAGATAGTAAAATAAGCATTAGGCAGGGGCTAACCTTTTGATGTCTCTGTGAATCATCGGTGGGACCATTTCAGTGTGCAAATATTTTACAGCTCGACAAACCCCAATGAAAACGTTCATGCGATCTCTCCAGACTAATGGAGTAGAGCAGTCCTAGATGAAGACAACACATTGATGTATCGTACTTGGGATATGAGCCATAATACAGTAGGATATGCCTTTGAGAGCCTTTGAGCAAGTGTTCCACCTGGTATGTATTCACAGACAATACAAAGCTCGGGTCCATCCGTGCTAAGACCAATAAGTCGTGGTATGTTTCCCAAGTGGGCTCTATGAAAGAGCAATATGACAGAAAAAGAACATTAAATACCCATTATGACTCGTGTGATTATTTACTAAATTAATCACTATCACAGACGtttttaattgtatactaTCTTTCAGAGACCTCATTAGGATTCCAACTTCTGTTGGAAATTGCTTTCTTGCCATGAGAGTTGCTGACAGTCTTCTTTTTTGAGGCTTGCAAATCAAGATTTTGGGCAACGTAAATTAAGCAGTGCACGAAGTCAAAAAGTCTGATGCACTTACTTGCTTAAATTTCTTAATTGCCACTTCATGTTCTATTCGATTATGAATGACTCGTGCAAAAAATACGTCTCCAAAGCTTCCAGAACCAATAAGTTTGCCTCCTCTCCTCAATGGTCGACTATCAAAGTGATTGGTTGCTGCCAACAAATCTTCAAATTTAAACATAGTAAGCCCTTTGCAGACGACACTAAATTGCACTGTATTGTGCATTGGTCTTGTCGTAGTAGTTTCAAGCAACTAAAACCACGAGACGAAACAAcgacaataattaatattatgtCTGTGACTGTGTCTTTCTCAATCTTACGTCTCCAAGATACTGTTCTCTTGGGTTAAGATGTGAAGGTAAGCTCCCCCAATCAACATGAAAATACATGATACTGTTTCCTAGTTTACAAACAGCAGACTCTGATCTTGCAACGTTTCTAGTCTTGTGCCTACACTTGGGATACAAGTACTTTCTGCGTTCATGCTGTTCTCCATTCTGTAGACTTAAAGTAGAATACTCCTGTACTAATCGAGGCCTTTTTTTTCTATTACGCCTGCGTCTAGCATAGTGCTTCCTCTTCCTGGACCTTGCAAAAGAAATGAAGTGGAAACGTGAGTGCTGTTTGCCTGAATTTGTCCATTCATTCTGACTGCTTCCTTGGAcagtctcttcagttttttgtATGATTGTTTTTAGTATTTTGATCATATCATTGTCTAAAGGTAGGATAGCAATGCGATCTGTAGTTGCCAGCTTCTTCAGATAGAATTTTAGTTTAGAGTCAGGATCAAAGGGAAACTCTGGTAAATTTCCTGCACAATTCATCTGCTGTTGCAGCTTCAGGTTTTTGTAAAGATAATCTGCAGTAATGTTatcaatagacacacaaaccataCTTACAACTTGTTATATTTAAAGAAACCAGTtctctgactgtctgtctctctatctgtctttctgtctgtctgtctgtctgtctttcaatacatatattttcaaacattgaactattatacactgTCTacgcaaagcaactaaatactacccaagccaatagagcttggttctacctacaactagtTATGTTTACGTGTCTGTCTCTTAAAACaatcttttttatttttctgtcaatcactctagcatttgatcgctgtagacacacagaaaacatagatctccagtatgtctgtctgtctgtccgtccgtctgtagataggtatgtatgtatgtatgtatgtatgtctatgcCTGATGACAGAATACCAAAGCAGCTACTATTTGGAGAACTTGGACATGGAATGCGTCGCCATGCAGGGTCATCCATATCTTTACTTCAAAGAATCAGTAAAGAGCAGTCTTAAATCTTGTTCCATCAATCCGGACAATTTAAACATTCTGCTACTAATAGAGCCACATGGCATAAACTTTGCCACCAGTCTTTGGATAATTTTGAATGATCTCGTATTACAAATATCGAAGTCAAGAGACTGGTGAAGAAGTGTGCTGATGCACCAGTCTTAAAAGCAACTGGATCCAAACCTGACTTGT is a genomic window of Corticium candelabrum chromosome 11, ooCorCand1.1, whole genome shotgun sequence containing:
- the LOC134186389 gene encoding uncharacterized protein LOC134186389 translates to MNACWVFTLLTSSLCVFAEDMGIQFNETLTGYISPGDVPYQQGYDEGKAANRTTWFLCNFRIIHMASFVGNSSHHHVAQCTGHVFVHGLTGSNGAEIVDGRVDVFDNNVVNHELQMQYNLSFDADGTQYRLEGVKYIYGSDCSHLFEMSTTLYTHIVQYTKDQLESSSIVASGILTINMIGTINLLESIQFVGNGTDADKLEVLYEFGKFLLSSVEEDCLNLTNYETRFWYIWASDGEQGFLLDLIERPDKCEIRLETYHYNATPQVQKEWVNLDDLHITPTDVHMGDVTMSKTNVYGSVNNVSLALGYNVTSGANHFVPLLLVEASKGLIPDIYSRYGYVTGGQINHHSYTNTTALTFTTYTFKVGLKEGRWAMISAMNFTDKGTNHSIALKIEIVSVLIGKDFSLATSYVFYEGKEYHLNDPLFSQTQMTATGDIQGNDRHFGANLVSDNLRMDVKCQAPVSQFALLDHEGQTVIHTTVLGDCTVNSKFVCTKCALLEIKS
- the LOC134186764 gene encoding interleukin-1 receptor-associated kinase 4-like, whose protein sequence is MSASENLSKEYEQHTDKKLRSNRLSDYLYKNLKLQQQMNCAGNLPEFPFDPDSKLKFYLKKLATTDRIAILPLDNDMIKILKTIIQKTEETVQGSSQNEWTNSGKQHSRFHFISFARSRKRKHYARRRRNRKKRPRLVQEYSTLSLQNGEQHERRKYLYPKCRHKTRNVARSESAVCKLGNSIMYFHVDWGSLPSHLNPREQYLGDLLETTTTRPMHNTVQFSVVCKGLTMFKFEDLLAATNHFDSRPLRRGGKLIGSGSFGDVFFARVIHNRIEHEVAIKKFKQPQKRRLSATLMARKQFPTEVGILMRAHLGNIPRLIGLSTDGPELCIVCEYIPGGTLAQRLSKDCSTPLVWRDRMNVFIGVCRAVKYLHTEMVPPMIHRDIKSSNILLSSDCVGKLSDFGLACSTEYESDPDESFEESGSISVGTRCYMPPEAFKGRFSTKTDVYSLGVVLYEVVTGLPPYSHAKKKDLVTFMRELCSEDADMSVLFDPRASWPSLLATPLLTKAQQSTVDVNSERPRIAEILHNLEEMLLHWK
- the LOC134186390 gene encoding D-galactonate dehydratase-like isoform X1; its protein translation is MKVDRIETIHVLPRWLFLKVHTDVGIVGLGEATLEGRSLTVETAVKEIERYLVGKNPLEIEKHWQTIYRGTFYRNGPVLSSALSGVEQALWDILGKHLNVPVYQLLGGKVRDKIRMYGWVSGEKTGSYVEDFKASVADGKFTAYKTCPVPACQAIESPAVMKQVVDNVRALREAAKSHVDIGVDFHGRCTPALSKRLCKKLEQFDLMFVEEPVLPGDVDAMKDISRSTSIPIAAGERLFTRWQFQELIEKQAVAIIQPDVSHCGGIMEVTLLHVTFPLHPCLILASSLPPSFLPSFLLLSPSFLFSSFSFLLPPLSLLSFRTPLPFSLPFLSLTSLSPLFLSPSLPLLSLLLSPPSLFYRSPPSLFFLFSLLFLLFFLIPPFPLSL
- the LOC134186390 gene encoding D-galactonate dehydratase-like isoform X2; its protein translation is MKVDRIETIHVLPRWLFLKVHTDVGIVGLGEATLEGRSLTVETAVKEIERYLVGKNPLEIEKHWQTIYRGTFYRNGPVLSSALSGVEQALWDILGKHLNVPVYQLLGGKVRDKIRMYGWVSGEKTGSYVEDFKASVADGKFTAYKTCPVPACQAIESPAVMKQVVDNVRALREAAKSHVDIGVDFHGRCTPALSKRLCKKLEQFDLMFVEEPVLPGDVDAMKDISRSTSIPIAAGERLFTRWQFQELIEKQAVAIIQPDVSHCGGIMECRKIAAMAEARNIALAPHCPLGPIALASAIQVDACTPNFLCQEQLTLGEGYLKKPFVVQDGYVQVPDGPGLGIELNEQYIDTKCFAGDWETPLFHLPDGSLTEW